TTTTTGAAAACCATTTTTTCGATTTATTCCAACAGAAATATCATCTTTTTCTATCCCTAAATAGGCAATATGTCGATGACCTTGTGATAACACGTATGCCCCTAACTCATAAGCTGCATCATAATCATCGTGAACGAGGCAATATTGATCTTTATATTCTTGCCCGACGAATAAAATAGGGATGTTTGAATTAGCCATAATTTTTTGATGTTCATTCGTTAATGTTTTTGTTAATAAAATAATGCCAGCTACTCTTTGTTTTATAAAGTTTTCCATAGCTTGTATTTCAGTTTCGGTTGTTTGATTTGCATTTGCTACAAGCATTTGATAGTTATTTTCCTGTAATGTTTTATCAATCCCGATAAGTGTTTTCATTGTAGCGAAGGAGTCTAATCGGGGGATGATGACACCAATTAAATTTGTTGTTTTTGCTTTTAAACTTTGAGCAAATGTATTGGGAGAGAAATTTGTTTCCTGAATAATACCTTCGATTTTAAGTTTTGTTTTATCACTTACATATCCGCCGTTTAAGTAACGAGAGACTGTGCTTTTTGCAACTCCAGCCAATTTGGCGATATCTGCAATTGTTTTAGCCATAGTATTTCACCTTCGTATTCATAAAAATGTTAACTTTATTATAGGGAGAATTAGAGATGACGTAAACAAGAAGAGGGAAAGAAAAAACCACCTCACGTATATGAGGTGGAATAATTGTTAATATCTAGGCTTAAATGTATGACAACAAGTCTCTACACTCGTTGC
This genomic interval from Bacillus thuringiensis contains the following:
- a CDS encoding LacI family DNA-binding transcriptional regulator, which produces MAKTIADIAKLAGVAKSTVSRYLNGGYVSDKTKLKIEGIIQETNFSPNTFAQSLKAKTTNLIGVIIPRLDSFATMKTLIGIDKTLQENNYQMLVANANQTTETEIQAMENFIKQRVAGIILLTKTLTNEHQKIMANSNIPILFVGQEYKDQYCLVHDDYDAAYELGAYVLSQGHRHIAYLGIEKDDISVGINRKNGFQKAIENLEPACNVSYYETTFRIEDAMKQVQHILDNNRPTLIVCATDNIALGAMKVIHSHSLSVPGDISVTGFGGYDISEMVHPSLTTIAFDYEYAGKLAATSLSQLVENKTIPKILHSRYTLKIQESVDKI